One window of the Cryptomeria japonica chromosome 7, Sugi_1.0, whole genome shotgun sequence genome contains the following:
- the LOC131036441 gene encoding F-box/kelch-repeat protein At1g15670-like translates to MDLLEELPEQIFRDILLKVPYKFQQQIKQLLEPAKEMMECPQFYQDRIKFGLAEKYICLLGTAAISLYDPVDQSCIMRITIPSGFQASSDSQILCVKRNIILVGLSFQGKHTTETLIYDVLSSSWKQAAQIPTARSWFACCASPEGSIYIAGGRTNFNPRRALRDAAVYKVDEDKWELLPEMHQEVGVCTGVSFKGMFYVIGNTCQRFDSNTGLWSTVNMVGQSLLSIYVLFEQLIGFGTNRIQQYDWKGNVWRELDPLPQELVQVSPRVWWGQIYATVWWDRIFLCGKDTDSIDQPTIFYMYKPGAPLSERWISLDRLNLVDMEVVSVSTIEI, encoded by the coding sequence ATGGATCTTCTAGAGGAGCTCCCTGAACAAATATTTCGAGACATCTTATTAAAAGTGCCATACAAATTTCAACAACAGATTAAACAGTTGTTGGAACCTGCTAAAGAAATGATGGAATGTCCCCAGTTTTATCAAGATAGAATTAAGTTTGGGTTGGCAGAGAAATATATATGTTTGCTCGGGACTGCTGCGATATCTCTCTACGATCCAGTTGATCAATCATGTATAATGCGCATTACTATTCCCAGTGGTTTCCAAGCCTCGTCGGATTCGCAGATTCTGTGTGTTAAACGTAACATTATTTTGGTGGGCTTGAGTTTTCAGGGCAAACATACTACAGAGACTCTGATATATGATGTATTATCTAGTTCATGGAAGCAAGCTGCTCAAATTCCAACTGCCAGATCCTGGTTTGCATGTTGTGCCTCACCCGAAGGATCGATTTACATTGCGGGAGGACGTACCAATTTTAATCCTCGTCGTGCCCTCCGTGATGCAGCAGTTTATAAAGTAGATGAAGACAAGTGGGAGCTTCTTCCTGAGATGCACCAAGAAGTTGGCGTCTGTACGGGTGTGTCTTTTAAAGGAATGTTTTATGTCATTGGTAATACATGTCAGAGATTTGATTCCAACACAGGACTATGGTCAACAGTAAATATGGTTGGGCAAAGTTTATTATCCATCTACGTTCTATTTGAACAACTAATTGGTTTTGGCACGAATAGAATACAACAATATGATTGGAAAGGAAATGTGTGGAGGGAACTCGATCCCCTCCCCCAAGAGCTTGTGCAGGTTAGTCCCAGAGTGTGGTGGGGTCAAATTTATGCCACTGTGTGGTGGGATCGAATTTTTTTGTGTGGAAAAGATACAGATTCCATCGATCAGCCAACCATTTTTTATATGTATAAACCTGGAGCACCTCTGTCTGAGAGGTGGATTTCTCTTGACAGACTGAACTTAGTGGACATGGAAGTCGTATCTGTTTCGACGATAGAAATTTAA